The DNA segment tagttttcctcctgatcttctggagcgatacaaatttgattaaaacccgaataaccatccagaagacaacaatactcatgaccagccaacctatcgagcatctgatcaataaaaggcaaagggaagtgatcctttctagtggctttgttcagctttctatagtccatgcaaactctctatcccgtgactgttctagtaggaataagctcattcttctcatttgctaccacagtaattccacctttttttggcacacattgaaacagggttacccatgaactgtcaaaaatagggtagatgatccctgcatctagccacttaagaatttcttcTTCACTACCTCTTGcatgatcggattaagtcttctttgctgctcgaccataggcttgctaccttcctctagcagaattttatgcatgcaataagaagggctgattctcCTTGATAACTGCTATAGTCCagccaattgccgatttgaactctctcagaatcttCAAAAGCTTTTcatcatcactacctgaaaggtcatcGTATGAGGACGATtagctgtagcaatgcgatgattcacattataccttttcatcatagcagtgaacttgtgattgcaaaaatgcgaACCCCTCATCACTGGTTATGACTCTtagagttccaaaccttgtgaatatctgcttatgaagaaaattaagcaccactttcgcatcgttcttTGATAacaccttaacttcaacccatttcgacacgtaatcaaccgccaacaagatatactgattgttacaagatgagacaaatagcccatgaagtcaattccccaaacatcgaagacatcaacctcgagaagcacattaagaggcatctcatcccttttagacatattacccacccgttgacatcgatcacatttcaaatgaactgatgagcatcttaaataatgtcggccaaaggaaacctgcttgaagaacacgagctgctacCTTTTCTCctccataatgtcctccataagctgttaagtggcaatctcgcaagatccccccgtttcgatgtagggaatacatctcctgatggtTTGGTCAGCTCTTTGTCAAAAAATAATTGCTCATCCCACAaataccactttacttcatgtagaaacttcttcctttgagcgtaagataagtcaggaggcatgatattactcacaaggtagttcacaatgtctgcaaaccacggttcttcttcttgcactccaaacagctgctcgtcgggaaaagactcatttatcaatgtcttctccaatgaagtagcattaggattttctaaacgcgagatatgatcagcgacttgattttcagttccttctctgtccttgatctctagttcaagttcttgaagcaaaagaacccatctaatcaatctaggcttcaagtccttctttgagacgagatatcgaattacagcgtgatcagtgaaaactgtcaccttagtcctaagtaaataagatcaaaatttctcaaaaccatagacaatagccaaagctgctttctccgtagtagtataattcagttgggcaccatttagggtcttactagcatagtagaccacatgaaatatgttgttcttcctctgtccaagaactgctccaactgcatagtcacttgcatcgcacatcatctcaaaaggtttattccaatcaggtgcagttatgactggtgccgtgattaaactcttcttcaatgtctcgaAAGCTGcgaggcactcgtcatcaaacctAAAGGGACGTCTTTCTCTAAAAcctgcacaatggcttcgaaatcttaataagtctttgatgaaacgcttGTAGAACctcgcatgaccaagaaaactacgaattcccttaacagaaataggtggaggaagattctcaatgacccccacgttggccttatccacctcaagacccttactagaaaccttgtgcctaagaataatgccctgtcgtaccataaagtgacatttctcccaattgagaaccagattggtctcaacacacctcttgagaacgtgtccaagattttgcaagcactcatcaaatgaatcgccaaagactgagaagtcgtccatgaacactttcCAATTCACTTCTTAATGAATCGAATCCTTATAAGTTTAATTGATTAtagttaaattttatttatatatattaataatttataaatgtaTAAGTTTAGTAGTTCGGATCTGGTTTTTTTTATGGCACGAGTGAAAATCCACATCCACTTCTTAATGAATCGAATCCTTATAAGATTGGATGGGAAGACGGGAGCCTAGCTGTTTTTGGAAGAAGGGGAGTTGAATACTACAAGTTTAACTAATCTTATGTCGTTAATTTACTAATCACGCTATTAGACTAAATATTTATGATGATAATTCCTTGGTGCACATCTCGTTGATCAGCTTTAATCTTCCTATATGTACATATGCAAATAAAGTGACAGTATCGTTTTTCAGAGAACAATTTGCATTTGCATTATATTCAATAACAATTATCATATACCTTTGCCAAGAAACTAGCAATGTTGTCTACAACAGGTTGTGCCCAAAGAAGTTAAGAAATACTATGATTCTACTCAAATTTTGATGGCAGAAATCCTCCGCATGTTAAACACTCATTTCGATTTTACGATGATAAAACCGTGCATAGACAAGCTTTGAAAGATAAAACGACAAGGAGGATTGCTTTTGCTGTTATGATAAGAACGTGTAACATAGATTGAATTTTTGTCAATCAAGTACCAAACACCAAGTATTATGCTGGAGTGCTAGTGTCAGGACTGGTGGAGAATAACTTTGAGAAAAAGTGGAAACAACAAGaacctccctccctccctccatTTCTACGACCCTATCTAAATGCATTCGGCTTATTTTTCGGATAAAATTGGAACAAGAATCATATATCTCCTGTTCCTAAAAATGCAATAGCAAATAgtttattaaaatatgaataatatttatttatttatattattaacaGGTCTGGTTTTTAATCATTTAGTTAGAATATTTTATCGAAATTGAAAACTTTTAAATGaactattttttaattttttatatttcacTTCAAATCATTTTTATTGAATGGAGTTTTCATGTTTTAGTACTAGGTtcaattcattttttattttgttgaaCGATGATTGTACTTAAACCTGACAATTTGTTCATTTTTATTCTTTCACGTCTTCTTGTACTTTCGTGTTTAGTTTAAATGAATACTAAATCCATGACTACTTAAGAATTCGTTCGTGTACATGTACCTGCATGTCGTGTAATTTTGTgtcatattttatataattttgaccaaaatattatttaaatattataatttcgATTAAATTTTTAGTCTCATCCCATCCAGACAATTTGGCTAACATAGAAAAATGGCAGCATTCCGTTCCCGAGGGACCTTAATTGAGTCCGTAAAAATAAAACCTGTTCAACAAAGTACTTCTCCTGTTACTCATATATTGTTTTTAACCTTGAAATAAAACAAAATCAGCGTTCCAATTTTAGTAAAATAATGAATGATATTCCATTAGTAATGAAAAAGGGTGGGGATCCTTATATGTGTTAATGTTGTTCAGGTCGATTAAAGGGTGCAAAAAATAGTTAGAACTAAATATGAAAAGTATGAAAAAATATCTCGTAATGTATTTAACCATAAAATCGATTATGCTCCTGCAGAAGTGTCTACTTGTTACAAAATCTCATTTGTCAAAGTATGGATTTCATTTTCTTAAAAAGGTCGCCCTCGAAcgaaaaaaaatattatatatatttagccgtgtaattcgaggaagcaatgaagaagcttttggaaggtggttggtccagggtttgcggactagtgtaagttctgtgtaaagttgtttatattatttatatattatattatatattatattatattatattatatatgttattttatagttgggactagtgtacttcttttcgaagttatactagtgggtttggtattgaattgagaattattttaaaagaaagtgaaaaatgtatttattgaatttggaattcttgtttctagaactgtaatcttaaaagatcttggattagtttggggtcatagatgttaaatatcttctgctgacatttgtttattgattaaacaatttatcttggattgaggtttcatcgtgatgaccaaatcctctgaccccgtaTATGGATTTCATGTACTAAAAAAAGGTCGCCCTATTCGAAATgaacaaaatattatatatatatcatatacatatatatcgtAAACGAGGATATAGTAGAGGTTGCAAACAAGACGGTATACAACTTGGTTTTGGAAGATATGGTACTAAAACTTGTAGAGACGGTCGTCTTTCAGATCGAGCCATTGAAGTAGCGCCTCAAGTTATAATCGAACAACTCCagcaaataatttaaaaaaatatggaGACATGGGTAAGAGTTCTCGCATATCTTTTTATTACTAGCAGAATGGGAAGCGAAAAGGAAATTCTATGAGTTACGTTACTCGTATGTGCACGTGACACATTTTACTTGAAATATGTGTGGTGAGTTTGTCAAATGCACGACAAGCCCTCGTTCGCTTCCATATTTAGGTTCCTCCAGTTGAGTCGCAAGCGAAAATCGTCAAAGGTCTCATTCAAATctaatttataaattaatcaattgcttcttcttttgtttttaACATTTTCACAAAATAATGATTTTTCTTTTTCAATATAATTTTTTGTTAGGAGTACTTTTATTAATTGAGTTTAAGTCAATAAGTTATAAGTGTTGTCAAAtttttgaatttgaaattttttctattttgtttttataataattataaatacaatatacatttataaaatatatttaaataattttaaatatttcttTAAATATGTATTTATGTCAATTTATATTTGTTCATGTGTGTAACAAAGGTAAATTCAAAACCGCctcttaatttatttatttaattacaatTACGTGTTTGTGTACGAAAAAGATAAACCGAAATACGAAAAAAAATTGTGTCGTATATGAAATTGTTGACTGTAATTGTACCGTAATAATATGTATTTATGGCAACATTATTTTGTTTCAAAATGAGACAATAAAAAAGAACAAACAATTATTATTTCAACCAAACAACCCTCTACTACAAAATATTAGGGgtccaaaatattattaaaaaatccAATCTTATAAATACTAGGGGTCCAAATAATTATAACAAAAGATAACTTTTCTCGTAATAATATGAGATCTTGCATGCATTCATGTGCGTCTGCGAATTCAATTTGAACATATGTCCTGACAAGTCAATTcaaaaaatttataatacaaattTGGGGTTAGGTCGATTTTGGTTACCTACTCAAGCCCAAAACCCCTTGCAGCGTTACTGCATTTCAGAATCAGATAAATTCCTTCATATCCAAAACCCCTCTTCGCATATACTGTACATACACACCCATGCTCTATACCTCAGAGCCACTAAAGCTCAGACCTTTTTACCTTAAACCCCCCAATTCGTATATGTTTAGTTAAACCCGACAATTCGTTTGTTTTATATACTTTCAAATCAGGAAACTTTTATGTTTAGTTTAAATGAATAGTAAACCAAAACATGACTAGTTAAAAATTCGTTTCATGTTATGTACATTCATATCATAATTTCGTGTCATATTTGTGTAATTTTAAATGaaacatttttttaatattaaaattttaatctCGTTCCATCTGGCTGGCTGTTTGGCTAACATAGAAAAAGGGTAAGATTTTATTCCCGAGGGATCTTAATTGAGTCAGTAAAGATAAAATATGTTTAGAAAAATACTTCTCATGTAACTAAAGACATATGTTTTAAACCGAGAAACAAAATAAGATCATTGCATTTTTAGTAAAATAAAATAGTAAGGATAATCCATTAGTAATGAAAAGGGGTGGGAGagttatatgtatatatgttgATTAGATCGATTAAAGGGTGCGAAAATGGCTAGAATTGAATGCAAAAGTATAGAAAAATATCGCGTACTGTATTTAATCAGAAAATCGATTATACTTTTGTGGAAGTATCTACTCATTACAAGATCTCGAGTGTTAATGTGTGAATTTTATACACTACAAAAAAAGTCATGCTATATCCGAAACGaacaaaatataatatatatagtaAAGGTAGATATAGTGGGGGTTGGTAGATGTTAATATCCTATTTAAATTTGTAATCTGAGTTTGTCAAATGCACGACAAAACCCCGTTCGCTTTGAGATCCAGTTCCTTGAGTCGCAAGTCAAAGTTCATCTTTCAAATCTAATTTATAGATTAATCAATTGCTTCTTcttttttattaatatttcaaAAAAAGTTGGTAATTTTTCTTTCCCAATATAACTTGTTTTGATATGAAAAACAAGATTATAAGTTACGCGTTCATCCAACTCTCAGTGCTTATGTTAGTTGATGATGGCTATTTGAAACGAATGATGCCCACAGGGCTCTCTTTTTTGATAACTTTTCAATAGTAATTGACATTTTAAGCTTAAAGAATATTTAGACATATGCAGCTGACCATTTTCAAAAAACAATATCCATTACAACCTCAGAATAAACTTCAGATCAAACTGTTTGTCAAATTTAAGTTACAACTTTAACCAATAGATAGAAAAATGAACTTTCTTTTCCGGCAAAGCCACACAGCATCAATCAAAATGGAGACTCAGAACTGTCTAGCAAGACACAAGCTCAGATTACGCAGCAAAGTTGCTCAGACCAAAATAACCATTACCATATCCGTAACCAGGGACATGAGAAGCAGGATCAATCTGATTAGGCTTAGCTTCAAACTGATTAAAGGCCCTGTGTCCATTAAAACCAAAAGGTGGCAAATTAGAATTTGCATTCTCAATCAAGATGCTATTAGCTTGATTGTTCACATTTTTCTTCAACGCTTCCATGCAGTCCTTCAATTGTTGAAGCTCATCAAATCCCATCTTTTCGACTGGAGATTCCCACCAAAACTGGCTCTGGCTAGCTTGCCTCATGTCATCAAGTGCCTCTCCTCTCTTCCTCTCACCCTCTAGTTCATTGAAAATCTGTGTGAGATGGAAGTTCAGCTCGCAAACAGTCATACTACGATGAGCTTCAACGAGATGGAGAGTGCTTGAGTTTGAAGGTGGAGGATTGCGACTAAAAAACCTATCAATTATACCTTCAACATTAGGATGTCCAAAGGAGAACACTTTTCCAGCTGGAGAAAAGACTATAATGGCAATCTCAACTCCACAAAGTGTACAGAGCTCACTTGCCTTCTTAAAAAGGCCTGATCGACGCTTTGAGAAGGTAACTTGCAGGTGATTCTTACGCTCTATTTTCGCAATCTTGATCTTTTGGCGG comes from the Apium graveolens cultivar Ventura unplaced genomic scaffold, ASM990537v1 ctg3855, whole genome shotgun sequence genome and includes:
- the LOC141701458 gene encoding agamous-like MADS-box protein AGL62: MAKKFSIGRQKIKIAKIERKNHLQVTFSKRRSGLFKKASELCTLCGVEIAIIVFSPAGKVFSFGHPNVEGIIDRFFSRNPPPSNSSTLHLVEAHRSMTVCELNFHLTQIFNELEGERKRGEALDDMRQASQSQFWWESPVEKMGFDELQQLKDCMEALKKNVNNQANSILIENANSNLPPFGFNGHRAFNQFEAKPNQIDPASHVPGYGYGNGYFGLSNFAA